The Bacillus sp. NEB1478 genome contains the following window.
TTAATGTTTGGTTCATTTTCGCCAGATGCTTGCACAATGGGGGTTTGCATCAGCATCATAAGTGAAAAAACAAGAAAGAACTTAAGTCTTTTCATTTGTTCCCGCTCCCGTTGGTCATTTAATCTTTATATCTGTTCGATGAATATTCATTATCTATTATGGTTGAAATCAAAATGAAATTTAGTAATTTTCGCCATAAAAAAACAGGCGTTATTATCAACTGATACCATTCGACAATATTCGCCTGAATCCTTTTATATATCGTACATTCTGATGTATTCTTTAGTCAAAATGCTTGTGATTTTTTTTCCCTCTTAGCAAATCCCCAGTCCATCCTTTCATTCGGAGCCATAAATAAACACCCAAAGTTGAAAGAATAATTAAAATCATTGAATATAAATATCCGTATTTCCAGTCTAATTCTGGCATATTTTTAAAGTTCATACCCCAAATTGCCCCAAGCCCCATTGCAGGAGTAAAAATAACTGTAAAAACGGTTAATGTTTTCATAATTTCATTACCGCGGTGAGCGGAAAGCACATCTTCAAGGTTTAATAACGTATCGATATCACCTCTGTAATGAGAAAGAAGTGTGATCGTTCGGTCAATTCTTGTTGTAATTCTTTTATACGCATTGGTATCTGTTATTTCATCTAAATAAGCTTCTTTAATCGCCATAGATGTCTCATGTACAGGCAACGTCAAATCACTCCAGTTAATGAGTTCGATGCGTCTGTCATATATGCTGTTTAATAGCGTCGTATGGTTATTTTGCTGAACATCCCGCTGTAATTCCTTTAATTTCATTTCAAGATTGTCTATCCCATCTAAGAAATGATTGATTAATTCTCCTAGCAGTACAAGAAAACCCTCAACCGGCGTTTTTTCTTCAATAATTAGATGGTCACACGTTTCTCTGTAATCTCCTGTGATGAGAGATAAATCGAGACCAACCGTCATAAAGGAATTTTTGCGTATATAAAAATAAAAGACTTCAAACTCTGACTGATTTTCCGGGTTTTGTTTGTATATTAATGAGCCCCTAATGATGAGATCTCCATCATTGTCTTTTTCAAGCCGGAGATAACTCGTTTTGTTTTCTTTTACATGCTGCAGCCATTGCTTACAGCCTTTATTAGGAGAAATAAATTCTTGTATTTCTTCTTTGTGGCACTCATGCTGATGCCATTTCCAACCGTAGACACTGGTATGTTCCATTTTTAATCACAACCTTCATTTCCTATTTAAATGAGATGATATTCCTTAGCGCCTTTTTGCCTCAACCATTTCAACGACTTTTGCATGAGTAGATCGTGGTTTTGATTACCTTCTTCTTTCAAATGAAGCCAGACCGTTCCTGATTTAAGTGTTTCTTTTACCTTTAGCAAGGCGATACCTGTTATTTGCTGTTCATCTTTCATCATTAATATCGTTGTATCATTACGGTCAAAATACTGAGTTAGATTTTTTTGAAATTCAGGAACGTCTTCACACCATGTACTTAGTTGATCTAAGTCTTGTTTTTGTGCTGCTGTGACCTCCATCATAGTCCCATCCTCCTCCGTAAATTTAACCGCTATTGAAAAAAAGTATCTATATCGCTTCTTCTGTTTTAGAAAGCATACTGACGAGGAGTTCCCGGTCTTCTGGAAACGAAAGCGAAAATTGCTCTAACTCCTCCAAGGATACCCATTTTATATCGTAGATTAAACCATCAGGATCTTGAATAACCGGTGAGCCGCTTTCTATATCTGCTAAAAAATACTGAACTTTATATTGTATACCAAAAGAAACCCCTTCTTTTTTATGAAGTTTCTTCTTAATGATTACTCTGTAACCTGTCTCTTCCCAAACTTCTCGCAAGCAACAATCCTCTAAGCTTTCTCCTGGTTCTTTACCGCCAGATGGAATTGACCACAACTTTTCCTCTTCAGGCTTCCCCTGCAAAACCATTAATAATTTTCCTTCTCTCATACAAATACATGATGCGCCTTCCCAAATCATCACCACTCCCCCTTTTACAAAAGTGTTCTTTATGGCACAAAAAAAGTCCTGCGCGTTCATGCAGGACTTTTTGTCAGTTAAATGACTTTATATTGTTCAGTTACTTTCCGGCTGTTAATTATTTTTCTGTTGCCATGATCCCATGTATATAGTGTCCGGCTGTTTTGTTCCAGCAAAGATAGGGAATCATTTGTGCATTCCACAATTTTTGAATGCGGAATATCATGTTCTTTTTGTTCGCCCGTTTCTACATTTACATATACGATACGCTCGCTCTTTCCTGTAGAAAGATCCAGCTCGTAAACTAAGATGTGACCATCAACACAATACAAAGCGCGAGGTGAGATTGATAGTTTGTGTTCCTTTACTACTTTATCCTTATCATTAAGCACTATAATTTTCTTTGGATCACCGTATAAAACCGGCGCACCTGAAACGTAAACATGGTTGTTAAGGCAAAGGATATCTGTTGGTGCCATGTTATTTCCTAGATTTATACGTTTTTTCTTATCGTTGCGAATAATATATAATACAGCTTGATCTTCTTCAACAATGTATGAGGAAATGTATAAAACGTCTTTGTTCATTTCAACTTCCCAAAGATAACCGTTCACGTTCCACTCTTTGATAAGTTCAGGACCATTTTTCGAAAACATTAAAACTGAGCCTTTGGAACCATCACCTTCACAAGCTACAACAACACAAGACTCGAATTCGTAAAAATTTGGCTGTCCTTTAATGACTTGGGATTTCAAATAACCGTTTTTATGGTCAAAGATGAATAACTTGTAATCTTTTGAACTGTCTTCTGCCTTTTTGGAAAACCAGTAATTTTTTTGGTTATCCATGAATATTTCCGAATAGGCAAATTCGCTCTCCTCATTTCTTACTACACTTCCGGCCTGGTCAGGATTACTGGAGACATACAGCGAAGCATTCTTCTCCGCAGTTCGTGATGTTAGTTTATACATTTTGGCCATAGTACTCGCTCCCCTCAAATTTGGCGCCGGTTCTCAGCTCAGCTCTGGTTTATGAAAAGTTAATTATTCAAAATTCTCAATTTCTAGCAAAAACTTTGTATTTTCTGTTATATTTATCATATCAAACATACAACTTAAACTGTATTGGGAAAAATGGTAGGAAAGATACTTGTTTATTAGGGGTCCTGCATGACAATTTTCCCAAGTTCTGAAAGGGGGATTTTATGGTCGGTCAAAGAATAAGATATTATAGAAAAACAAAAGGCCTAACCCAGGAAGGACTGGCACAGGGAATTTGCTCTGTTTCGTACTTGAGTAAGATTGAGAAAGGGGACGCAAAATCAAGCGATGAAGTTATTAATCTGCTTTGTGAACGTCTAGGCATTTCGCCCGAGGAAGTAGATGAAAGTAAAGTTCTCGAGATGTTAAACGAGTGGAACATTTTAATGGTTAATCGCCAGTTTGATGAAGCAATAAATTTCTTCCCTACAATTCAAAGTAAAATCGATCATGTAACTCATCCAGAGATAATGATAACTTTCAACCTATATTTAGCTAAATTTTATATGGTCAAAGAACCACCGCAATTTGAACAAACGAGTGAAACTCTTGAAAAAGTTAAGAAGGTATTTGATCAATTATCTCCTGATCAAAGATTTAATTATTTTTTAGTTCAAGGAATGTACTATAACTACATTGAAAAACATAATGATGCTTTACAATTCTTAAAATTAGCTGAAGGTGAACTCAGTAAGAGTTTAAATATCATAGAAACTGAATTTGCCATCCTTTATTATTTATTAGCATTGACATATAATTTTTTAATGAGAATAAATTCAGTAACTACTTATGCATTTAAAGCAATTTCAATATTCGATAAAGAATATAATTATAGTAGAAGTGCTGATTGTCAGGTATTATTAGCTATTAGTTACAGACGAGCAAAAAATTATGATTTAGCAGAATATCATTTAAATAATGCACTGAAATATTCTAAATCCTTTAAAGATGAATTTATGAGTGGAGTAATTTATCATAATTTAGGGTATGTAACATCTTGTAAAAGTGAACATATTAAAGCAATTGAGTATTTCAAAAAAAGTTTAGAATATAGAAATAGTCATTCAAACAAACGAAAAGCTTTAACACTATTTTTATTAGCTACTGAGTATTTAAAGTTAAAAGATTATCATCGAGCTGAAGAATATGTTCAAGAAGGCTATAAGTATTCTAATGATGATTTAGAAGTCTCTTATCATTTAAAAGTGTTGCAATTTCAAATTAACAAAAATTTTGATGCTACTTTTGAAGCACTTATTAGTAAAGAAGTTATAAGTTTTTTTGAAAACAGAAGTAATTGGGAATATGTTGCAAAATACTCAGAATTATTAGCTGACGTTTATTTCGATCAATCATTATATAAAAAAGCAAGCGCATATTACCGGATTGCAAATAACGCAAGGAAAAATATAGTATAAAAATAGGAGGATAACAAAATGAAAAAAATATTATTACTTGTTTTAGCTCTGGGATTAACAATCTCATTCAGTGCAAATACATTCAGTACTTTTGATGATTCACCATCCATCAAAAGATTAAAATTAGCTTTTGATGATTCACCACCAATCAAGTCATTAAAACTGGTCTTTGATGACTCTCCACCTATCAAATCTATGAAATATGCTTTTGATGATAGCCCTTCAATTAAAAATGTTACGTATATTGCCTTTAATGATTCATTAAAAAATAGTAATAATTAATAAAAAAGCTCTCATTTTTGAGAGCTTTTTTTATTTACTTATATGCACCTTAGTCCCGATCGGCACTAATCGAGAGAGTTCTAGTACGTGATTGTTATGCATGCGTATGCACCCATGGGATACGTATTTTCCGATTGATGATGGATTATTAGTCCCGTGAATTCCATAATGCGGTCGGGACAATCCCATCCACAACACTCCAAAGGGTCCACCTGGATTCGGTGCTTTATTTACAATGGTATACACTCCCGTTGGTGTGGGAGTCAGCATTTTCCCAACACCAATAGGGTACCGTTTGATAACCGTACCATCCTTCATTAAAGCAAGCCGTTTTCTCGCAGTGGAAACAAAGATTTCGTAAGGCATAGCCAAACCTCCTGTATTAGTCTATGCAGGAGGTTAAATGTGTGTCCCTATTCTCATTCTTACCTGCTTAACTGAGGCTTAATATGCAGGAAGCAATTCTCACTATGTGAAGGATCAATTCTGCCAGTCGCTTCAAGAAAGCTCTCAGCCGTTGTGAGCCCCACATGTTTAAATGTTTTTTGCAGTACTTTTTGTTTTTCCGGTTTTTCATTTGGCAGCTGATCCAGGAAAGCATCGAAACTTCCGTGTGTCTGTATGATTTCATGGACGATGTTTGCATTTTTTATTGTGGCTTCAATCTTCTTCCGATGTCTGACAATGCCCTCGTCCGCTACTAATCTTTCAATATCACCCTCATTGAAATCTTTCACAATATCTACGTGAAAATTCGCAAACGCCATTCTGAAATTATCGCGTTTATGCAAAATGGTACGCCAGCTCAATCCTGATTGAAACAGCTCCAATGTTAAACATTCAAATAGTTTGTTAGATCCTTCTGCTTTTTGTCCCCATTCATCATCATGGTATTTCTGCAGCATTTCACTTTCTTCACTCCACTTGCATCGTTGCATTTGTACCTCTCTCCTATCTTAAAAAAAGCACAGCAAAGGCTGCACTTTTATTGAGTAGCTCGAATATCTGAAAACGGATAAATGACAACTTCGGTTCGGCCTTCAATGGAGTTAAGCTCAATAAGACCTAGGCCATTTCTAGAATCCATACTGTTTAATCGATTATCCCCCATAACAAAAGCTTTCCCTTTTGGTACTTTTAACGGGCCAAAATCTTCAGTTAAATAAACACCTAGATTTTTCGCCTCTGATTTATTTTCTTTTAAATACGATTCAGGTATTTTTTTATTATTCACATAGAGAACGTCACTCTTCATTTGAATGACGTCTCCTTCAACGCCAATAATTCGTTTTACGTAGCGTTTATCATCACCTTTAATAATGACGATATCTCCTTTTTTCGGTTCAGAAAAGGCGTATACGATCTTGTTTACGTATAATTTCTCCTGATCATGAAGGGTTGGCGACATCGAGGCTCCCTCCACTAAATACGGAGCAAAAAAATAAGTTTTCGTAATAAAAACAAAGGCCAAAGCGAATACAATAGCCTTCAACCAGCTGATCCATTCATTTCTCGGTTGGGTATTTTTTTCTTTTTCCAACATATATTCTTTCACCTCGCCGCTACAATTTCAATTTTTATACGATCGGGATCTTCAAAAAACAAAGCATAATGATCACTTCCACCTGCAAACGGATACTTCTCTTCATACAGAAAGGAAACATTTCTATTTGTTAATTGTACACGAAGCTGATTAATTTGCGCACGTGATTGAGCCCACAACGCCAGATGATTAAGTCCCGTATGCTTTCTATGAAAGGAGTTATTTATGTACTTCTCGTTTGTCTGGGTGAATACCAGATAAGCTGTACCCTTTTTATAACTAATACCTTTATCCCATTCCTGATAGATCGCAAACCCCAACTCCTGCAGAAGCCAACTATAAAATTCCTTAGAACGCTCTAATTGATGAACATTGATTTCTACATGGTGAATCCCCTGTGGTATTTCCAATGGATGTCCTTCTCCTTAAGAATACTATGAAAAAATGAAAAAAGGCATTCTTTCACTTTTAATTTTATAAAAAATAGCCTACAATGGTAAAGATTTCCGTTTTTTTAAACAGGAGGGTTTTCTATGATTGATAAAACAAAACACGCAGCTATCTTCCTGGCTATCTTTTTGCTTTGGTTGAAAACGTATATTGTTTATAAAGTCTCTTTTACGCTTCCCATTGATAATTTCCTGCAAGAATTTTTATTATTTTTTAATCCTCTTAGTTTCCTTGTTTTCTATTTTAGTATGGTTTATTACTTCTCTCCTTCAAAAAGAAGGCGTGTCATTCTATGGCTTTCCTTTATTTATAGTTTCATATTGTACGCGAATATTGTGTACTATCGATTCTTTAGCGACTTCATTACGGTACCGGTTTTATTCCAGACAAAAAACGCAGGTGATATCGGCAACAGCATTTATGAACTTGTGTATTTGACAGATATTTTTTATTTTCTTGATGTTATGATCTTGTCGTTTTTATTAAAAAAACCAAACTGGACCCCTAATGTAGCGATTTTACGCAAAGACCGAAGAAAGTTAATCCTAGCTGGCCTAGCTATCCTAGCTGTCCATATTTCACTTGCTGAAGTCAACCGGCCTCAGTTGCTGACAAGAACATTTGACAGGGAAATTCTCGTTAAAAGTTTAGGGACATTTAATTATCATCTGTACGACATCATGCTTCAGTCCAAGTCTTCAATGCAAAAAGCATTAGCGAGCAACATTGATGCTGAAGAAGTTTTGCAAAAGCTCAAAAAAGATACGAAGAACAACTCAGAGCTCTTCGGCGTTGCAAAAGGCAAGAATGTAATCATTGTTTCGTTAGAATCAACTCAAAACTTTGTCCTTAATTATAAGATTAATGGCAAAGAGGTAACTCCCTTCTTAAATGAACTAGCCAGATCGAGCTATTATTTTAATCATTTTTATCATCAGACTGGCCAGGGAAAAACATCTGATTCAGAGTTTCTCGTAGAAAATTCCCTATATCCTCTCCCAAGAGGTGCGGTATTCCAGACAAATCCTTTGAACGAGTATAATGCGATGCCGGAAATTTTAAAAACAAATGGTTATTACTCGGCTGTTTTTCATGGGAATAACAAAAGCTTTTGGAACCGAGATGTTATGTACAAAACGATGGGATATGATAAATTTTTCAGTGAAGAATACTATGACATCACTGATGAAAATTCAATAAATTATGGTCTGAAAGATATTCCTTTTTTTGAGCAATCCATGCCGTATTTAGAAGATCTTCCGAAGCCTTTTTATGCAAAATTCATTACGCTGACAAATCATCATCCTTTTTTACTCGATGAAGAAGATCAATGGATTGATCCTTATCCTGTAGATGATGGAACTGTCAGCCGCTATTTTACAACGGTTCGATATGAAGATGAGGCATTGAAGCTGTTTTTTGAAGACCTGAAGAAGTCTGGACTTTATGATAATTCTGTTGTGGTTGTATACGGAGATCATTACGGTATCTCTGAAAGACATGAAGAAGCGATGGCTGAAGTGCTGGGAAAAGAAAATCTTACTCCATATGACCATATCCAGCTGCAGCAAGTGCCGTTATTCATCCATATCCCTGGTAAAAAAGGCGAAAATGTAGAAAGTGTCGGCGGCCAGGTCGATTTAAAACCAACACTATTACATCTGTTAGGAATTGAAACAAAGGATGATGTTCATTTCGGTACAGACCTTTTCTCAGAAGATCATAATGATCTAACGGTTCTTCGTAACGGTGCTTTTATCAATAAGAATTTTGTTTACACAAATGAGACGTGTTATAGCAATAAGCTAGGTACACCCGTTGATATTAAGAATTGTGAACCTTATATTGAGGAATCAAAAGATGAA
Protein-coding sequences here:
- a CDS encoding magnesium transporter CorA family protein encodes the protein MEHTSVYGWKWHQHECHKEEIQEFISPNKGCKQWLQHVKENKTSYLRLEKDNDGDLIIRGSLIYKQNPENQSEFEVFYFYIRKNSFMTVGLDLSLITGDYRETCDHLIIEEKTPVEGFLVLLGELINHFLDGIDNLEMKLKELQRDVQQNNHTTLLNSIYDRRIELINWSDLTLPVHETSMAIKEAYLDEITDTNAYKRITTRIDRTITLLSHYRGDIDTLLNLEDVLSAHRGNEIMKTLTVFTVIFTPAMGLGAIWGMNFKNMPELDWKYGYLYSMILIILSTLGVYLWLRMKGWTGDLLRGKKNHKHFD
- the lepB gene encoding signal peptidase I, with protein sequence MEKEKNTQPRNEWISWLKAIVFALAFVFITKTYFFAPYLVEGASMSPTLHDQEKLYVNKIVYAFSEPKKGDIVIIKGDDKRYVKRIIGVEGDVIQMKSDVLYVNNKKIPESYLKENKSEAKNLGVYLTEDFGPLKVPKGKAFVMGDNRLNSMDSRNGLGLIELNSIEGRTEVVIYPFSDIRATQ
- a CDS encoding tetratricopeptide repeat protein → MVGQRIRYYRKTKGLTQEGLAQGICSVSYLSKIEKGDAKSSDEVINLLCERLGISPEEVDESKVLEMLNEWNILMVNRQFDEAINFFPTIQSKIDHVTHPEIMITFNLYLAKFYMVKEPPQFEQTSETLEKVKKVFDQLSPDQRFNYFLVQGMYYNYIEKHNDALQFLKLAEGELSKSLNIIETEFAILYYLLALTYNFLMRINSVTTYAFKAISIFDKEYNYSRSADCQVLLAISYRRAKNYDLAEYHLNNALKYSKSFKDEFMSGVIYHNLGYVTSCKSEHIKAIEYFKKSLEYRNSHSNKRKALTLFLLATEYLKLKDYHRAEEYVQEGYKYSNDDLEVSYHLKVLQFQINKNFDATFEALISKEVISFFENRSNWEYVAKYSELLADVYFDQSLYKKASAYYRIANNARKNIV
- a CDS encoding NUDIX hydrolase, with amino-acid sequence MIWEGASCICMREGKLLMVLQGKPEEEKLWSIPSGGKEPGESLEDCCLREVWEETGYRVIIKKKLHKKEGVSFGIQYKVQYFLADIESGSPVIQDPDGLIYDIKWVSLEELEQFSLSFPEDRELLVSMLSKTEEAI
- a CDS encoding LTA synthase family protein yields the protein MIDKTKHAAIFLAIFLLWLKTYIVYKVSFTLPIDNFLQEFLLFFNPLSFLVFYFSMVYYFSPSKRRRVILWLSFIYSFILYANIVYYRFFSDFITVPVLFQTKNAGDIGNSIYELVYLTDIFYFLDVMILSFLLKKPNWTPNVAILRKDRRKLILAGLAILAVHISLAEVNRPQLLTRTFDREILVKSLGTFNYHLYDIMLQSKSSMQKALASNIDAEEVLQKLKKDTKNNSELFGVAKGKNVIIVSLESTQNFVLNYKINGKEVTPFLNELARSSYYFNHFYHQTGQGKTSDSEFLVENSLYPLPRGAVFQTNPLNEYNAMPEILKTNGYYSAVFHGNNKSFWNRDVMYKTMGYDKFFSEEYYDITDENSINYGLKDIPFFEQSMPYLEDLPKPFYAKFITLTNHHPFLLDEEDQWIDPYPVDDGTVSRYFTTVRYEDEALKLFFEDLKKSGLYDNSVVVVYGDHYGISERHEEAMAEVLGKENLTPYDHIQLQQVPLFIHIPGKKGENVESVGGQVDLKPTLLHLLGIETKDDVHFGTDLFSEDHNDLTVLRNGAFINKNFVYTNETCYSNKLGTPVDIKNCEPYIEESKDELDESDRIVYGDLLRFLK
- a CDS encoding L,D-transpeptidase, giving the protein MPYEIFVSTARKRLALMKDGTVIKRYPIGVGKMLTPTPTGVYTIVNKAPNPGGPFGVLWMGLSRPHYGIHGTNNPSSIGKYVSHGCIRMHNNHVLELSRLVPIGTKVHISK
- a CDS encoding DNA-3-methyladenine glycosylase I gives rise to the protein MQRCKWSEESEMLQKYHDDEWGQKAEGSNKLFECLTLELFQSGLSWRTILHKRDNFRMAFANFHVDIVKDFNEGDIERLVADEGIVRHRKKIEATIKNANIVHEIIQTHGSFDAFLDQLPNEKPEKQKVLQKTFKHVGLTTAESFLEATGRIDPSHSENCFLHIKPQLSR
- a CDS encoding VOC family protein, giving the protein MEIPQGIHHVEINVHQLERSKEFYSWLLQELGFAIYQEWDKGISYKKGTAYLVFTQTNEKYINNSFHRKHTGLNHLALWAQSRAQINQLRVQLTNRNVSFLYEEKYPFAGGSDHYALFFEDPDRIKIEIVAAR